Genomic window (Streptomyces yatensis):
AAGGGGGCGCATGTGGTGGACAACGGCCAGGTGATCAACATCGCCGGGCTGCGGATCGCGGGCATCGGCGATCCGCAGTTCACCCCCGACCGTTCCAGCGCGGCCGCCGGTGACGCGGCCGAGCACAGCGCCGGGCGGCGGCTGGCCGAGGCGATCCGGGACCGCAAGGCCACCGGCGCCCCGGTCGACATCGCCCTCGCCCACAACCCGATCGCCGCCCGGGAGACCGACGGCACGGTGCCGCTCGCCCTCACCGGCCACGTCCATCACCGCCGTACGGAGGTGCTCCCCGGCGGCACCCGGCTGATGACGGAGGGGTCGACGGGCGGCAGCGGGCTGCGCGCGGTGGACGACGGCACACCGGACACGGTGCAGGCGTCGGTCCTCTATCTGGACCGGGACACGCGCCGGCTCCAGGCGTGGGACGAGATCGATCTGGGCGGTCTGGGCCTGGCGAAGGCCGAGGTCAGCCGTCATCTGCCGGCCGAGAACCGCCCGGGGGCGACGCCGACGCCCACCACTCCGTAAACCGTTTTGGCGAACCTCACCGGCATCCCATATGCTTCTCGCGTCCCCGAAAGCGCCGCAAGGCGCCCAGGTGGGCCATCGGCCCTCATCGTCTAGTGGCCCAGGACGCCGCCCTTTCAAGGCGGTAGCACGGGTTCGAATCCCGTTGGGGGCACCACATTCTTTAGTCACCGCAGGTCAGCACGCACCTGCCGGTGACTTTTTTATGCCCACACGCACTCCGGAAACCCCGGCACCTCCGGGGGCCCCAGAACCCCCGGAATGACTCCCTCCCCCACGGGGTTGTACGCGACGGACCCGCCGCAGGCCCCACGTACGCGAGGGAGCGCAGATGACCGTCCAGGACGTCGACCGGACCAGCTTCGCCGAGGAGTGGGAGCGCTGGCACCGCGCCCATGAGCAGGCACTCGCCGACCCCCACGGCTTTCTCGCGATCACTGGCCTGCACTGGCTGAGCCCGGAGCCGGCCCGCTTCGAGGACGCCCCCGGGGCCTGGTCCAGCGGCCCGGAGGGCGTGGTGGTCGAGCTGGCCGACGGCGAGGAGCTGACCATCGACGGCACGGCGGTGCACGGGCGGTACGTCTTCGGGGCCATCGCCGAGCGGGACAGCCTGTACGCGGGGTACGGCGACGCGGTGATCGAGGTCGCCAAGCGCGGCGGCCACGACATCGTCCGTCCCCGCCACCCCGGCAACCCCCTCCGCACCGCCTTCACCGGCACCCCCGCCTACGCCCCCGACCCCCGCTGGGTCCGCGGCGGCCGTTACCTCCCCTTCGACGAGCCGCGCGCGATCACCGTGGGCGCCGCGGTGGAGGGGCTGGAGCACGTCTACGACGCGCCCGGCCAGGTCGAGTTCGAGCTGGAGGACGGCGAGACGCTCCGGCTCACCGTCTTCAACGGCAAGCGGCCCGGCAGCCTGATGGTGCTCCTCACCGACGCGACCTCGGGCGTGACCACCTACGCCGCGAACCGCTCCCTCCAGATCGACGCCCCCGACGACGCCGGCCGCGTCACCCTCGACTTCAACCGCGCCACCAACCTCCCCTGCGCCTACACCGACCTCGCGACCTGCCCCCTGCCACCCACCGAGAACCGGCTCCCGGTCGCGATCGAGGCGGGCGAGCGGATCCCCCTGGAACGCGGCGGCCGCCCCTGACGCAGGCCACCCCGACCGTGTTCTGACCCCCTCGGTGAGCGGTCAGAACACGGTCAGAGGTCTGATACGCTGATCCAGCGACAACGACGCGGCGGAGAAAAATCAAGGCCCGGTTCGATATCGCAAGGAGTGCGAATCCACGGCGGGAAATCCCGTTGGGACCGCACCCCACATGTGCGAGACTCGTGCTCGTACACGCAAGGTCCTGTGGAGCAGTTTGGAGTGCTCGCCACCCTGTCAAGGTGGAGGCCGCGGGTTCAAATCCCGTCAGGACCGCTGCGGCTGGGTAGCTCAGTTGGTACGAGCGTCCGCCTGAAAAGCGGAAGGTCGCCGGTTCGACCCCGGCCCCAGCCACCGCAGCCCTCACCAGGGCAAAGCCCCCTCCCGGGTCATCCGGAGGGGGCTTCTTCGTACCGCCTGCCTACGCCGACCGGTAGGCCTACGTCGCTGTGGCTCCGACGATCTGCCGGACGATGTGGAGGCTCCGGCGCCGGAGTGGATGAGCTGAGGCTCCGCCTGGGTCAGGCGGTGAAACCGCCGTCGATGGTCAGGCTCGCCCCGGTGATGTAGCCGGCCTCAGGGCCGGCCAGGTAGGAAACCAGTCCAGCGATCTCATCTGGGGTCGCTATGCGAGGCAGTGCGAGCCAAGGGAGCATGCCGTCCGCAGCTGGGCTGTCGGCGGACATGCTGTCGTTTGCGGTGGGGCCGGGCTGGATGTTGTTCACACTGACCCCCCGTGGGCCCAGGTCCCTTGCCAGGCCACGCACCAGTCCGGCAACGGCCGCCTTGGTCATGGCATAAGCGGCGCCCCCGGCGAAGGGCACGCGGTCGGCAATCATGCTGCCAATGGTGATGATCCGTCCGCCCTCACCGATATGGGGAAGCGCCGCCCTGATGGCGTGCAGGACGCCACGCACGTTCACATCAATCATCCGGTCGATCTGCTCGGGTTCGAGTGCCTCCACAGGGCCGGCAGCGGCAACACCGGCGTTGCTGACAAGAACGTCCAAGCGCCCGAGAGCAGAGACCGTTCGTTCGACCGCTGCCGTGGCCGCGTCCGGGTCGGCAGCGTCAGCCCGGAGACTCAGTGCACGCCCACCGGCGTGCTCGATCTCCCGCACGACCTGATCCGCACGGTCCGGCGATGCCGAGTAGGTCAACGCCACTGGCAGGCCGTCGCCGGCCAGGCGCCGGGCAATGGCGGCTCCGATGCCGCGAGAGCCACCAGTTACCAGGGCTACTTTCTCGATGCTCATGTTCAGCGCCTCCACAGGCCCTTATGTCGATGACCATCGAACACTACGATGATCATCGACATGGCGGCAAGCCTCCACTACGATCACCAGGGTGAGCACGCAGATCGAGACACCGCACCCGACCTCGGACGAGCTGCGGCTGGCCACAGTCCTGGCAGCGCTGGCCGACCCCGCACGGCTCAGTGCCGTGCGCACCTTGGCCACGATGGGCGAATCGCCGTGCACGCAGTTGCAGCAGGCGGCAGGGCTCGCCATCAGCCGGTCGACCTTCTCCCACCACCAACGGGTGCTGCGCGAAGCCGGCGTCCTCAAGGTCCGAGTGGACGGGGCACGGCGCATGCTCAGCCTGCGCCGGGATGAGCTCGAATCCTGCTTCCCCGGCCTCCTCAACGCGGTGCTCGCCACCGCCCCGGAGCGCCTCGGCACGCCGTAACTCGAACCGCCACCAGCACAGTCACGGCCCGAACGGCGGAAGGTCGCCGGTTCGGCGCCGACCCCAGCCACCACCGGCCTCACCAGGGAAAAGCCCCCTCCCGGGTCACCCGGAGGGGGCTTCTTCGTTGTGGTGTGGACGACCTGCATGGTCCCCGCGGTCAGGGGCGGATCAGGACGGTGCCGACCTTGCCGGGGCGTACCGCGTGCTCCACTGCGCCGGCCAGGTCGTCGAGGCCGTATGTGGCGGCCACGTCGAACTGCTCCGTGAGGGTCAGGGCGATCTGTTTGGCCGTGGCGATGTCGGACGACCGTCGCTCAGGGGATGACTCGGCGGGCCACCCGCTGATGATGTTCTTCCCGCACACTGTCAGGGACTTGCTGACCAGCGTCGATGCATGCACCGAGAGGGGCTCCTCGGCGATCATTCCGTAGCTGACCAGCTTCCCGCCGGGCGCCAGGAGTTCCATAAGGCTCCTCGACATCTCGCCCCCGATCGGGTCCAGGGCCACGCTCACCGGCCGGCCATCGGCGGCCTTGCGGACGTCATCGGTCCAGCCCGGGTGTTCTGTCGCCACGACCCGCACGTCCGGGAACCGCTTGCGCAGCTCGGCCGCACCGCGCTCACTGCGGACGACGTTGATGAGCCCGAAGTTGTGGAACCGCGACACACCCGTCATCAGCCGCCCGACCGACGAACCCGCGGCGGTCTGCACCAGAAACGCCGTCGTAGCCGAAGGCCAGGTGCTCCTGCGCCGCACGGCGCAGCATCACCGCGGTGAGCGGGTTCGTCAGCATCTGTGCGGCGACCGCGTCCGGCAACTTCTCCGGAACGGCGACTACCGCCTCGGCATCCGCCATCAGCCGCTGGGACCACGCCCCTTGCTGGGGGAAGACCGTCACGCGGCCGCCCACCTCGACACCCGGCGCCAACCGCGTGCCCGGGCCGATCGCCTCCACCACCCCGGTGGCCTCGATGCCCGGCGTCACCGGATCCGCGGCCTCCCCCGGGTACGCCTGGATGGCCTGGAGATCACCAGGGTGTACCGGGAAGGCCGTGGTGCGGATGAGGACCTGGCCACGCCCGGGTGCCGTCGGCTCGGGCTCCTCGATGACGGTCAGGACGTCGGCGGGCGACCCGCCACGGGTGTAGACGACACGCCGGTTCATGGCTCTCCTCCTGCGGGGCAAAGCCCCCTCCCGGTGCGTCCGGAGGGGGCTTCTTCGTTTCGGTGGCCGCTGCGTCGCCGTGGCCCGCTGCGTCGTGTCTACCTTCCGCGTGGGCCCCTGGACGGGACCGACGCCGTGAAGAGCGTGACCAGGCGAAGCGGAATACAAGACCGGCAAGTACGAAAATCGCACGAACGAGGGAAGCGTGAGGAGCGTACGGGTGCGGCACGCCTGAAGGGCGGCGGGTCGCCGGTTCCCACCCGCGTCCCGGTGAGCGGAACGCCGCCATTCCCGCCACGAGAACCAACGGCGAACAATCCCCGAACACAACCGAGCCGCAGGTCTTGATCCCATCCGAAGCGGCCATTGGAGAGCCGACATGGCAGACGTGAAGGGCACCCCGAGCGAAGTACGCAAGGCAGCGATCGCAAGTTTGTTCGGTAGCGCATTGGAGTGGTACGACTTCTTCCTCTACGGCACGGCCGCCGCGCTCGTCTTCAACACCCTCTTCTTCCCGACCTTCAACCCGCTGGTGGGGACGATCGCCGCCTTCGGTACCAACGCGGTGGGGTTCCTCGCCCGGCCGTTGGGCGGCGTCATCTTCGGGCACTTCGGGGACCGGATCGGCCGAAAGTCGATGCTGGTGACCACCCTGGTGATCATGGGCGTCGCGACCTGTCTGATCGGCCTGCTGCCCACCTACGCCACCGTCGGGGTCTGGGCGCCGGTGCTGCTGGTGACACTGCGGATCGTGCAGGGCATCGCGGTCGGCGGCGAGTGGGGCGGCGGGGTGCTGATCGTCAGCGAACACGCGCCGAGCCACCGCCGCGGCTTCTACTCGGCCTGGAGCCAGACCGGCGTGGGGCTCGGGTTCGTCCTCTCCGCCGCCGCCTACGCGCTGGCCCAGGAGGTGACCACCAAGGAGTCCTTCCTCGCCTGGGGATGGCGCATTCCGTTCGTGATCGGCATCCTGCTCACCGCCGTCGGACTGCTGATCCGGCTGCGGATCATGGAGACGCCCGCGTTCCAGGAGAAGGAGTCGGAGCCGAAGAAGTCCGCCCCGCCGCTTCTCGACGTCATCCGCACCCACCCCAAGTCCATCCTGATCGCCTTCGGCGCGCGGGTCGCCGAAACCGGTGCGAGTTACCTCTTCCTCACCTTCACCCTCTCCTACGCGTCCGAGATCGGGGTGGGCAAGGGCGTGGTGCTGGGCGCGCTCGTGGTGGGGATGCTGTTCGAGTCGTTCGCGATGCCCATGTTCGGGGCGCTCTCCGACCGCGTCGGACGCCGACCGGTGTATATCGGGGGCGCGATCGCGGTGATCGTCTGGGCGTATCCGTTCTTCGCGCTGTTCGATTCGCGCAATCCGGTGCTGATCTTCGTGGCGATCTTCGTGGCGGTCGTGATCGGCCACGGGGCGATGATCGGCACCCAGCCGGCGTTCTTCACCGAACTCTTCGCCAGCCGGGTGGCCTACAGCGGGCTCGCCCTGGGGCATGAGCTCGCGTCGATGATCGTCGGCGGGTTCTCCCCCATCGTCGCCACCGCGCTGCTCGCCTGGTCGGGCGCGTCCTGGCCGATCGCGCTGTTCCTCATCGGCATGGGCCTGGTCACCGTCTTCGCCGTGGCGGCCGCCCCCGAGACCAACCCGAATGTCATCGGGGACCGCAAGCCCCAGAAGGAGGCCGAGGCGGAGGAGAAGCCCGAGCCGTCCGATTCCTCGCCGATTCACTCCTGACCGGCCTCCCTCGCCGACCGCGTCCTGCCCCGCCCGCCGCCGGTGAGGCCGGCGCGGTCGGTGAGGCCAGCGCGGCCGGGGCGGGGCGACGGCCGGGCGGGGCGCGCCCGAAGTACGCCGGTATCGGCCGTTCCGGCCGTACGCTGGGCTGATGACGCGGCTGATCGTGGCGGGGGGAGGTGGCGGGGACGCCGTTGCCGCCGCGGTGATCGACCGGGCTCTGTACGGGCCCGGTACGGCCGACGACCGGGCGGTGGTCCTGACCTACGCCTGGGACCGGCTGCTCGTCGACCCCGTCCCCGGACCCCGGGGAGCGGCCGACTTCACCGGGCTGCGGGCGCTCACGCCGAGCGTGTACGCCGTGCCCAAGGACGCGCGGCCGGTGGCGCCGGCCGGATCCACCCTGCCCCGGCTGGCCGCCGAGCTGCCGCACACCTTCGCGCTGCTCGACCCCCACCACGGGGTGGAAGGCATGGTCCGGCAACTGGAAGAGCTGATCGAGCACCTGGCCCCGGCCTCGATCGACCTGCTGGACGTGGGCGGCGACATCCTCGCGCGGGGCGATGAGCCGACGCTGCGCAGCCCGCTCGGGGACGCGCTGTCGCTTGCCGCGTGCGCGCAGGTGACCGCGGAGATCCGGCTCCTGGTCGCCGGGCCGGGGCTGGACGGGGAGCTCCCGGTGGACGTGCTGCGCGAACGGCTGGGGCCGGTGGTCCATACGCTCACCGCCGAGGACGTCGCGCCCATCGGTCCCGTCATGGAGTGGCATCCGTCGGAGGCCACCGGCATGCTCACGGCCACCGCGCGCGGGGTGCGCGGGCTGTGCGAGGTGCGGGACGCGGGGCTCACCATTCCGCTGACGGAGGACGGGCCCGTGGTCCATCAGGCGGATCTCGACGCCGCGTTCCGCCGCAACCGGCTCGCCGGGGCCATCGCCGATACGACCGGTCTCGCCGAGGCCGAGCGGCACTGCCGGGACATCTGCGGATACTCGGAGATCGACTACGAGCGGGAGAAGGCCACGCGGTTCGGGGCGGCGCCCGAGGGCCCGTTCCGGCCCAGGGCCGTACTGGCCGGGGTCGCCCGCTTCGCGGAGGAGGCCCGCGCCCGCGGGGTCAGCCACACCACCTTCCGCCGCCTCACCGAGGCCCTGGGCCTGAGCGGTGTGCAACGCGCGGATCTACGGGCCCTGCTGATCGGGACTCAGCCGGAGGGGTACGACGACGCCCCGCTGTGGCGGCTGTGATCGCCCGGATGGGCTATAGTTGATCTCGCAACGCCGCCCCAACGGGGCGGGAGTTGATGCGTCGGTCGTCTAAGGAAAGATACTCGTCTCCAAACGAGGGATGTAGGTGCAAGGCCTGCTCGGCGCTCCTTGGAGAAGTCCCTCCCCTGATCTTCGGGGGAGGGACTTTTTTGTATGCCCGCACCGCACCCACCGCACCCACCGCACCGCACCCTCAGCACCGCGTCGGCGTCGCCCTCGGCGGCCGCCCGCCCGGGTGGCGGTGGCGCCAGGTCCAGAAGACCACGGCGGACACCACGGACCAGCCCCCCAGCACCAGGAAGGGAAAGGGGTGCTGGTGGTGAGGGAAGTAGATCGCGGTGTGCTGGGCGTTGACCGAGGCACCCGGCGGGAGCCAGCGGCCGACGGTGCCCAGGAGTGAGGGGAGCAGGGGCCAGGAGACGGCGCCGCCGGAGGACGGGTTGCCGAGGATCACCATCACGCCCCAGGTGGGCAGGAGCGCCCAGCGCCCGAAGAGGACGTTGAACATGGAGAACACCAGCCCCGAGGTGAACATCGTCAACGCCAGGATCGCCCACGACTCCGCGAAGGGGAGCTGGAGCGCCTTCAGCCCCCAGTCCACGATCGCCGCGATCGAGAAGGCTCCGAGCATGGCGTACGCGACGTTGAAGCCGATCCGCTCGGCCGGGTTGAGCCCGGCGGCGTTGACGCTGAGCTGGATGGCGCCGAGGAAGCCGATGATCGTGGCGGCCAGGGAGATGTAGAAGACCGCGAGTCCGCGCGGGTCGCCGGGCTGCAGCGGTTTCAGATCCCTGACCGTGACGGGCACCCCGGAGGCCCGGCCCACCCTGCTACCGGCCTGGCTGAGCACCTGGGCCACGGTCGCCCCCGCCGCGCCCGCGACATCGAGCTCGACGCCATGGTCGCGCGCCCGCAGGATCGCGAAGACCCGCTGCTCCTCCAGGGACCAGTGGGCCTTCGCATAGCTGGGGTAGGGGTGCAGCTTGAGGGACGCGTTCAGGGCCTTTTCCATCCCGGTGAGGAACTGGTTCCGCACGGCGGAGTCGTCATCGGTGGTCACGATGGCGGTGGGGATGTTCCGGGGGGTGGGATTGGCGAAGGCGAAGGTGTACGAGCCCGCGAAGAGCCCCGCGCCGGCGGAGATGAGCAGCACGATGACGGTCGCGGGGAAGAAGGGGGTGCGCTTGAAGCGGGCCCACCGGGAGAGCCGGTCCGCCCCGCCGTTGCCCGCGTCCACCCCGTCCCCGCCGTTGCCCGCGTCCGCCCTGTCCCTGCCCCGGCCCCTCCCCGCGTCCGCCCCGCCCTTGCCCTCGCGCGCATCACCCCCATCCCCGCCCTTGCCCTCGCCCGCGTCGCCCCCGCCCGCGCCTTCGCCGCTTTCGTCGTCCGCCATGCGTCCACGCTAGAACGGACAATCCCGGCATACCGCACGACGTGGCCCGGACAACACCCG
Coding sequences:
- a CDS encoding DUF1684 domain-containing protein; amino-acid sequence: MTVQDVDRTSFAEEWERWHRAHEQALADPHGFLAITGLHWLSPEPARFEDAPGAWSSGPEGVVVELADGEELTIDGTAVHGRYVFGAIAERDSLYAGYGDAVIEVAKRGGHDIVRPRHPGNPLRTAFTGTPAYAPDPRWVRGGRYLPFDEPRAITVGAAVEGLEHVYDAPGQVEFELEDGETLRLTVFNGKRPGSLMVLLTDATSGVTTYAANRSLQIDAPDDAGRVTLDFNRATNLPCAYTDLATCPLPPTENRLPVAIEAGERIPLERGGRP
- a CDS encoding SDR family oxidoreductase, whose amino-acid sequence is MSIEKVALVTGGSRGIGAAIARRLAGDGLPVALTYSASPDRADQVVREIEHAGGRALSLRADAADPDAATAAVERTVSALGRLDVLVSNAGVAAAGPVEALEPEQIDRMIDVNVRGVLHAIRAALPHIGEGGRIITIGSMIADRVPFAGGAAYAMTKAAVAGLVRGLARDLGPRGVSVNNIQPGPTANDSMSADSPAADGMLPWLALPRIATPDEIAGLVSYLAGPEAGYITGASLTIDGGFTA
- a CDS encoding ArsR/SmtB family transcription factor, translating into MSTQIETPHPTSDELRLATVLAALADPARLSAVRTLATMGESPCTQLQQAAGLAISRSTFSHHQRVLREAGVLKVRVDGARRMLSLRRDELESCFPGLLNAVLATAPERLGTP
- a CDS encoding zinc-binding dehydrogenase; the protein is MSRFHNFGLINVVRSERGAAELRKRFPDVRVVATEHPGWTDDVRKAADGRPVSVALDPIGGEMSRSLMELLAPGGKLVSYGMIAEEPLSVHASTLVSKSLTVCGKNIISGWPAESSPERRSSDIATAKQIALTLTEQFDVAATYGLDDLAGAVEHAVRPGKVGTVLIRP
- a CDS encoding alcohol dehydrogenase catalytic domain-containing protein, with the translated sequence MNRRVVYTRGGSPADVLTVIEEPEPTAPGRGQVLIRTTAFPVHPGDLQAIQAYPGEAADPVTPGIEATGVVEAIGPGTRLAPGVEVGGRVTVFPQQGAWSQRLMADAEAVVAVPEKLPDAVAAQMLTNPLTAVMLRRAAQEHLAFGYDGVSGADRRGFVGRAADDGCVAVPQLRAHQRRPQ
- a CDS encoding MFS transporter — encoded protein: MADVKGTPSEVRKAAIASLFGSALEWYDFFLYGTAAALVFNTLFFPTFNPLVGTIAAFGTNAVGFLARPLGGVIFGHFGDRIGRKSMLVTTLVIMGVATCLIGLLPTYATVGVWAPVLLVTLRIVQGIAVGGEWGGGVLIVSEHAPSHRRGFYSAWSQTGVGLGFVLSAAAYALAQEVTTKESFLAWGWRIPFVIGILLTAVGLLIRLRIMETPAFQEKESEPKKSAPPLLDVIRTHPKSILIAFGARVAETGASYLFLTFTLSYASEIGVGKGVVLGALVVGMLFESFAMPMFGALSDRVGRRPVYIGGAIAVIVWAYPFFALFDSRNPVLIFVAIFVAVVIGHGAMIGTQPAFFTELFASRVAYSGLALGHELASMIVGGFSPIVATALLAWSGASWPIALFLIGMGLVTVFAVAAAPETNPNVIGDRKPQKEAEAEEKPEPSDSSPIHS
- a CDS encoding DUF1152 domain-containing protein, which gives rise to MTRLIVAGGGGGDAVAAAVIDRALYGPGTADDRAVVLTYAWDRLLVDPVPGPRGAADFTGLRALTPSVYAVPKDARPVAPAGSTLPRLAAELPHTFALLDPHHGVEGMVRQLEELIEHLAPASIDLLDVGGDILARGDEPTLRSPLGDALSLAACAQVTAEIRLLVAGPGLDGELPVDVLRERLGPVVHTLTAEDVAPIGPVMEWHPSEATGMLTATARGVRGLCEVRDAGLTIPLTEDGPVVHQADLDAAFRRNRLAGAIADTTGLAEAERHCRDICGYSEIDYEREKATRFGAAPEGPFRPRAVLAGVARFAEEARARGVSHTTFRRLTEALGLSGVQRADLRALLIGTQPEGYDDAPLWRL
- a CDS encoding ABC transporter permease, encoding MADDESGEGAGGGDAGEGKGGDGGDAREGKGGADAGRGRGRDRADAGNGGDGVDAGNGGADRLSRWARFKRTPFFPATVIVLLISAGAGLFAGSYTFAFANPTPRNIPTAIVTTDDDSAVRNQFLTGMEKALNASLKLHPYPSYAKAHWSLEEQRVFAILRARDHGVELDVAGAAGATVAQVLSQAGSRVGRASGVPVTVRDLKPLQPGDPRGLAVFYISLAATIIGFLGAIQLSVNAAGLNPAERIGFNVAYAMLGAFSIAAIVDWGLKALQLPFAESWAILALTMFTSGLVFSMFNVLFGRWALLPTWGVMVILGNPSSGGAVSWPLLPSLLGTVGRWLPPGASVNAQHTAIYFPHHQHPFPFLVLGGWSVVSAVVFWTWRHRHPGGRPPRATPTRC